One genomic region from Antedon mediterranea chromosome 3, ecAntMedi1.1, whole genome shotgun sequence encodes:
- the LOC140043288 gene encoding 2-oxoglutarate and iron-dependent oxygenase domain-containing protein 2-like has product MIKYLLRKPVLMNELGFDDNFITPLRQNYITPLARLLYPDCGGDLLDSHKAFVIKYKIGEDLDLNYHYDNAEVTLNISRTSDFTEGSLYFGGMRHVRIEEPQRTEYCHKPTYGLIHRGQHMHGALPISDGERYNLIIWMRSSKIRNKVCPMCDNKPQLIKTVGFGDGFTQPENITVDVCCTL; this is encoded by the exons ATGATAAAATATTTGCTGAGGAAACCG gtattaatgaatgaattggGATTTGATGACAACTTCATCACACCTTTACGTCAGAATTACATAACTCCACTCGCTAGGCTCTTGTATCCAGACTGTGGTGGAGACTTGTTAGACTCTCACAAAGCTTTTGTTATAAAGTACAAGATTGGAGAAGATTTGGATCTTAACTATCATTATGATAATGCAGAGGTCACTCTTAATATATCACGTACAAGTGATTTCACTGAGGGCTCATTGTATTTTGGAGGGATGCGTCATGtaa GAATAGAAGAACCACAGCGTACTGAATATTGCCACAAGCCAACGTATGGTTTAATTCATCGAGGACAACACATGCACGGTGCTCTTCCAATATCAGATGGTGAACGGTACAATCTAATTATTTGGATGCGATCTTCCAAAATAAGGAATAAAGTGTGTCCAATGTGTGATAATAAACCTCAACTTATTAAGACTGTTGGATTCGGAGATGGATTCACTCAACCAGAAAATATAACTGTCGATGTTTGTTGTACTTTATAA
- the LOC140045033 gene encoding uncharacterized protein isoform X1: protein MLNKLISGTEGRETEVDLMTLLPTTSTVCNRMRRMSSAWWQQMVTVKLGSLLISYNDLVQPLACPSGKGLLKNQPEIADWMKRVEDKLNNPDYDELNKPLKALCQQ from the exons ATGCTAAACAAATTAATCTCGGGGACTGAGGGTCGAGAAACG GAGGTGGATCTGATGACCCTTCTGCCAACAACAAGCACAGTCTGTAATCGTATGCGTAGAATGTCGAGTGCTTGGTGGCAGCAGATGGTCACGGTAAAACTGGGCAGTTTGTTGATATCTTACAATGAT CTTGTTCAACCGTTGGCCTGTCCATCTGGTAAAGGTTTACTGAAGAACCAGCCTGAAATTGCTGACTGGATGAAACGTGTGGAAGACAAATTGAATAATCCAGATTACGATGAATTGAATAAACCACTGAAAGCACTTTGCCAACAATGA